One genomic segment of Streptosporangium album includes these proteins:
- a CDS encoding aldose epimerase family protein, which translates to MTAAEPATIAWGGTRATVDPIGATLTGLRLGDESILAGPGRVAPALGHHGAVLTPWPNRLADGRYEFAGRAHQLPINDPAYGHALHGLAFDQLWALERRSTSSVSFGRIVGGVDGYPFLVAVTVTYTVTATGLHCDAAWVNIGDRIAPFGIGFHPYFRPGPSPLTDWILKLTAPSYLETDPLSALPTRLRLVDNSGFDFREGRALGPDRFSVAYAVAPTEDAGDVTLSDPAGLTLTIRTSPAFRWVQVFSGDLPSKHLTRTGVGIEPQTCPPNAFATGTDLIVLQPGESGSAAWSVDGAPSD; encoded by the coding sequence GTGACCGCTGCTGAACCCGCCACCATCGCGTGGGGCGGCACCCGCGCCACCGTCGATCCCATCGGTGCCACCCTCACCGGGCTCCGGCTCGGCGACGAGTCGATCCTGGCCGGCCCCGGCCGGGTCGCGCCAGCACTGGGCCACCACGGCGCGGTGCTCACCCCCTGGCCCAACCGCCTCGCCGACGGCAGGTACGAGTTCGCGGGGCGCGCCCATCAACTCCCGATCAACGATCCGGCGTACGGCCACGCCCTGCACGGCCTCGCGTTCGACCAGCTATGGGCCCTGGAGCGCCGGAGCACATCGTCGGTCTCGTTCGGCCGCATCGTAGGAGGGGTCGACGGGTATCCGTTCCTTGTGGCCGTGACCGTCACCTACACGGTCACGGCCACGGGTTTGCACTGCGACGCAGCGTGGGTCAACATCGGTGATCGGATCGCTCCGTTCGGCATCGGGTTCCACCCCTACTTCAGACCGGGACCGTCGCCGCTGACGGATTGGATCCTGAAGCTCACCGCGCCGAGCTACCTCGAGACCGACCCGCTCTCGGCTCTCCCGACCCGACTGCGTCTCGTGGACAACTCCGGGTTCGATTTTCGAGAGGGCCGCGCGCTCGGTCCAGATCGGTTCAGCGTTGCGTACGCGGTGGCTCCCACAGAGGATGCAGGAGACGTCACACTCTCTGATCCGGCCGGTTTGACCCTCACGATCCGCACCTCCCCGGCATTCCGCTGGGTCCAGGTGTTCTCAGGCGACCTCCCGAGCAAGCACCTCACCCGCACCGGTGTCGGGATCGAACCACAGACCTGCCCGCCGAACGCTTTTGCGACGGGAACGGATCTGATTGTGCTCCAACCCGGCGAGTCCGGCTCGGCGGCATGGTCTGTGGATGGAGCGCCGTCGGACTGA
- a CDS encoding sugar-binding protein, translated as MRTPLTLLLASVLALVPTVLPASAEKAPADLDALFVGAHPDDEAFSLSTLGQWNEDHDIRTGVVTVTRGEGGGNAVGPEEGPALGLLREAEERTAVAKAGVRDVFNLDDVDFYYTVSAPLTDQIWGGDTLGKVVRIVRQTRPEVLLTMDPAPSPGNHGNHQQAARLAVEAFYAAADPKAFPEQITREGLRPFAPARVLLGRARGTSQNGPDCASTFRPDNPAQNVYGVWSGRASQSQGRAWAAIERDAQRAYASQGWAVFPDVPSDPAQLGCDFFTQVDSRVPFPEPGTAAAAAPTAVLDGALVRASGAVPLGTLLDLRPSTFDVRPGTPFTVKVTATAPSREPLGRSAVALRVPEGWQVSGSGELDRLAPGRTGSAMFTVTPPQSSAPGDRARVAATLTTERGRGYTDRQVEVSPAVRGGQQLLPQVGQYEKWAAELNVPQLRSLVTPVLTLPSGGSRQLGVVVTNVSDTTQSGTVRLDLPAGFTADRAESSYSGLAAGASMTVPFTVDNSDASLKTSNEGGDYAYTITTTSSDGSSVSKPALELVPATSIPQAASAPAVDGVEGAGEYTSPSLDISRLWEGTACSSAADCSGTAKVTWHDDTLFLLVQVKDDVAGTRLPTSDCKRHWRTDSVEVTFDPRGTSENTSTTFKAAVLPVTAEGPPCFERDADNRQGPGEQTAPGMRVASKVSSGGYAVEMAIPMGILPGAVDPEHLGMNILVYDSDTQDKTGQTRIGWSTWGGVQGDPYRWGIATLPGYQPPAGRPTTPPDPVIPDTGLSSLDSPQSLEQAVRIHLPLAGGPAAKASQSGSVTSAVSGQNVVEVTLRAKAAGKAHLFVRDDQGTAGSRVVTVSRSGTTTVRVPLTRTTGAHPWVVAGWEASAGGTLASQTRVR; from the coding sequence ATGCGCACACCCTTGACGCTGCTCCTGGCGTCCGTGCTCGCCCTCGTGCCCACCGTCCTTCCCGCGTCGGCCGAGAAGGCTCCCGCCGATCTCGATGCGCTGTTCGTCGGCGCCCATCCCGACGACGAGGCCTTCAGCCTGTCGACGCTCGGACAGTGGAACGAGGACCACGACATCCGCACCGGCGTCGTCACCGTCACCAGGGGCGAGGGAGGCGGCAACGCCGTCGGGCCCGAGGAAGGCCCGGCGCTCGGCCTGCTGCGGGAGGCCGAGGAGCGTACGGCTGTCGCCAAGGCCGGCGTGCGGGACGTGTTCAACCTCGACGACGTCGACTTCTACTACACCGTAAGCGCCCCGCTGACCGACCAGATCTGGGGAGGCGACACGCTCGGGAAGGTCGTGCGGATCGTCCGCCAGACCCGGCCCGAGGTCCTGCTGACCATGGATCCGGCCCCCTCCCCCGGCAACCACGGAAACCACCAGCAGGCGGCACGGCTGGCCGTCGAGGCGTTCTACGCGGCGGCCGACCCCAAGGCGTTCCCCGAGCAGATCACCCGTGAAGGGCTGCGCCCCTTCGCGCCCGCCCGCGTGCTCCTCGGCCGGGCGCGCGGCACCTCCCAGAACGGCCCCGACTGCGCCTCGACGTTCCGCCCCGACAACCCGGCGCAGAACGTGTACGGCGTGTGGAGCGGGCGCGCTTCCCAGAGCCAGGGCAGAGCCTGGGCGGCCATCGAGCGCGACGCGCAGCGCGCGTACGCCTCCCAGGGCTGGGCCGTCTTCCCCGACGTACCGTCCGACCCCGCCCAGCTCGGCTGCGACTTCTTCACCCAGGTGGACTCGCGGGTGCCGTTCCCCGAGCCGGGCACCGCGGCGGCCGCCGCGCCCACGGCGGTCCTCGACGGCGCACTGGTCAGGGCATCGGGCGCCGTCCCGCTCGGCACTCTGCTCGACCTGCGTCCCAGCACGTTCGACGTGCGCCCGGGGACGCCGTTCACCGTCAAGGTCACCGCGACCGCGCCGTCGCGCGAGCCGCTGGGCCGATCGGCCGTGGCGCTGCGCGTCCCCGAGGGCTGGCAGGTCAGCGGATCTGGCGAGCTCGACAGGCTGGCTCCGGGACGTACCGGATCGGCGATGTTCACGGTGACGCCACCGCAGAGCTCGGCCCCGGGTGACCGGGCGCGCGTCGCGGCGACGCTGACCACCGAACGGGGCCGCGGCTACACCGACCGGCAGGTCGAGGTCAGCCCGGCCGTACGAGGGGGGCAGCAGCTGCTTCCCCAGGTCGGCCAGTACGAGAAGTGGGCTGCGGAACTCAACGTGCCTCAGCTTCGCAGCCTGGTCACGCCCGTGCTCACCCTCCCGTCCGGCGGCTCCCGCCAGCTGGGCGTCGTGGTCACCAACGTAAGCGACACCACCCAGTCCGGAACCGTACGCCTGGACCTGCCCGCGGGCTTCACCGCCGACCGTGCCGAGTCGAGCTACAGCGGCCTGGCGGCCGGGGCCTCGATGACCGTGCCGTTCACTGTCGACAACTCCGACGCCTCGCTGAAGACCTCGAACGAGGGCGGCGACTACGCCTACACCATCACCACCACCAGCTCGGACGGGTCCAGCGTGAGCAAGCCCGCGCTCGAACTGGTCCCGGCGACATCCATCCCGCAGGCCGCGTCGGCGCCGGCCGTCGACGGCGTCGAGGGCGCAGGCGAGTACACCAGCCCCTCCCTGGACATCTCCCGCCTGTGGGAGGGCACCGCGTGCTCGTCGGCGGCAGACTGCTCGGGCACGGCCAAGGTCACCTGGCATGACGACACGCTGTTCCTGCTGGTCCAGGTGAAGGACGACGTGGCCGGCACCCGCCTGCCCACGTCGGACTGCAAACGGCACTGGCGTACCGACTCTGTCGAGGTGACCTTCGACCCGCGCGGCACGTCGGAGAACACCTCCACGACGTTCAAGGCCGCGGTGCTGCCGGTGACCGCCGAGGGCCCGCCGTGCTTCGAACGGGACGCCGACAACCGTCAGGGACCTGGCGAGCAGACCGCTCCGGGCATGCGGGTGGCCTCGAAGGTCTCCTCCGGAGGGTACGCGGTGGAGATGGCCATCCCGATGGGGATCCTACCGGGCGCGGTCGATCCCGAGCATCTCGGGATGAACATCCTGGTGTACGACTCCGACACCCAGGACAAGACCGGCCAGACCCGGATCGGCTGGTCAACGTGGGGTGGCGTGCAGGGCGACCCGTACCGGTGGGGCATCGCGACGCTGCCGGGGTACCAGCCTCCGGCGGGACGGCCGACCACTCCGCCCGACCCGGTGATCCCCGACACCGGCCTGTCCAGCCTGGACTCGCCGCAGTCGCTGGAGCAGGCGGTCCGCATCCACCTCCCGCTCGCGGGCGGTCCCGCGGCGAAGGCGTCCCAGAGCGGGTCGGTCACCTCCGCCGTGAGCGGCCAGAACGTCGTGGAGGTGACGCTGCGCGCCAAGGCCGCCGGCAAGGCACACCTGTTCGTGCGCGATGACCAGGGTACGGCGGGCAGCCGAGTCGTCACCGTCTCCAGGAGCGGCACCACGACCGTGAGGGTGCCGCTGACGCGCACCACGGGCGCCCACCCGTGGGTGGTGGCCGGGTGGGAGGCCTCTGCCGGGGGCACGCTGGCATCCCAGACCCGCGTGCGTTGA
- a CDS encoding DUF6259 domain-containing protein, translated as MTSEEDHTLAAGSLSFGLDSVGTRASLTGGRFTTSARGRFWSLSVMIGDQRDVAVHSEQQRSTVVRHDDTLVISYDTLTTVAGATIDVDLVIVVSAGVDELSFRATGEAGTGITLREMSLPIVELAPGPASQHEALYRSEGLGRKIERPRTRLARAHSEYMRDDSAGIWEQSAYPGEMSMPWQGLESGDRFLYLARHDPDFRGALFSAGIPARGTEGELWLSVVTPLDRSSIDTGEIVVALLAGGWRAGARRYREWADSWYHGPPASRSKLKGWQRIIMRHQFGAEQFHYDDLVPIFELGREHGLDGILLFGWWKAGFDRGYPIYEADEELGGAEALARAIKTINDRGGFISLYANGNIIDRTTQYYSDHADEVTKKDSRGLDYVAGYDFAGESLTMRYFAAPSFVAACHGAPRWRDQMASVAATQASLGARSVFFDQTGFHLTAWPCYDERHEHGERTNLETAYRAQTFKQIREAADGAAVGSEGMVDNLIPLLDFNHGLGFAFQYQDEAFPGLFRTAFPEPVVSNRFIHDERPGWEDQLNFAFAYNLAFDVAIHRARRTIDSAPAYADRIRRLVGLRREHARIFDDGSFELIDDGTLLHTRYSLEDDQVDIYWNRGSLPAELDEGLQVHPSDVVVSAGRR; from the coding sequence ATGACTAGCGAAGAAGACCACACACTCGCGGCAGGGTCCCTGTCCTTCGGTCTCGATTCGGTTGGCACGCGCGCTTCCCTCACGGGAGGCCGCTTCACGACCAGTGCGCGTGGGCGGTTCTGGTCGCTATCCGTGATGATCGGCGACCAACGCGATGTCGCAGTGCATTCGGAGCAGCAGCGCTCGACCGTGGTTCGGCACGACGACACGCTCGTCATCTCCTACGACACGTTGACCACGGTCGCCGGAGCGACCATCGACGTGGATCTCGTCATCGTGGTCTCCGCAGGAGTGGACGAGCTCTCGTTCCGCGCGACCGGCGAGGCCGGGACCGGGATCACGCTGCGCGAGATGTCGCTGCCGATCGTCGAGCTCGCACCCGGCCCCGCCTCGCAGCACGAGGCGCTCTACCGGTCGGAGGGACTCGGTAGGAAGATCGAGAGGCCGCGTACTCGACTTGCGCGTGCACATTCCGAGTACATGCGCGACGACTCGGCCGGCATCTGGGAGCAATCCGCGTACCCCGGCGAGATGAGCATGCCGTGGCAGGGACTGGAGTCGGGCGACCGGTTCCTCTACCTGGCCCGCCACGATCCGGACTTCCGTGGGGCCCTCTTCAGCGCCGGGATCCCGGCTCGCGGCACGGAGGGCGAGCTCTGGTTGTCCGTCGTGACCCCGCTCGACCGAAGCTCGATCGACACCGGGGAGATCGTCGTCGCGCTGCTCGCAGGAGGCTGGCGTGCAGGAGCACGGCGATACCGGGAGTGGGCCGACAGCTGGTACCACGGCCCGCCGGCGTCGCGGAGCAAGCTCAAGGGGTGGCAGCGGATCATCATGCGGCATCAGTTCGGCGCCGAGCAGTTCCACTACGACGACCTGGTGCCCATCTTCGAGCTCGGCCGCGAACACGGACTGGATGGGATCCTCCTGTTCGGGTGGTGGAAGGCCGGCTTCGATCGCGGCTACCCGATCTACGAGGCGGACGAGGAGCTGGGCGGTGCGGAGGCCCTGGCTCGGGCGATCAAGACGATCAACGATCGCGGCGGATTCATCTCGCTCTACGCCAACGGCAACATCATCGACAGGACGACGCAGTACTACTCCGACCACGCCGACGAGGTCACCAAGAAGGACTCCCGCGGCCTGGACTACGTCGCCGGCTACGACTTCGCCGGAGAGTCGTTGACCATGCGCTACTTCGCGGCACCGTCGTTCGTCGCCGCCTGCCACGGCGCGCCGCGGTGGCGGGATCAGATGGCATCCGTCGCTGCTACCCAGGCATCGCTCGGCGCCCGCTCCGTGTTCTTCGACCAGACCGGGTTCCACCTGACCGCCTGGCCCTGCTACGACGAGCGCCACGAGCACGGCGAGCGCACGAACCTGGAGACCGCGTACCGGGCGCAGACCTTCAAGCAGATCCGGGAGGCAGCGGATGGCGCGGCGGTCGGTTCGGAGGGCATGGTCGACAATCTCATCCCGCTCCTCGACTTCAACCACGGCCTCGGATTCGCGTTCCAGTACCAGGACGAGGCGTTCCCCGGCCTGTTCCGCACGGCCTTCCCCGAGCCGGTCGTCTCGAACCGCTTCATCCACGACGAACGACCGGGCTGGGAGGACCAGCTCAACTTCGCGTTCGCGTACAACCTCGCATTCGACGTCGCGATCCATCGTGCACGGCGCACGATCGACTCCGCGCCCGCCTACGCGGACCGGATCAGGCGTCTGGTCGGTCTGCGCCGCGAGCACGCGCGGATCTTCGACGACGGTTCGTTCGAGCTGATCGACGACGGCACGCTCCTGCACACGCGCTACTCGCTCGAAGATGACCAGGTCGACATCTACTGGAACCGCGGCAGTCTGCCGGCCGAACTCGACGAGGGCCTGCAGGTGCATCCCAGCGACGTGGTCGTCAGTGCGGGGCGCCGCTGA
- a CDS encoding ABC transporter substrate-binding protein, translated as MSTELTGKPVKLKLSYASVQPITPLAEGFTKLHPNVTFDLIETPFADYQTSLKLAMSSNDSPDIVQYSPAPMRAIVPAGLVLPLDDYAKAYGWRDQVSPSLLGILTSNKDATQYGTGNLYALPGAVQMVGVFYNKAVTEAAGITDEPKSLAEFEDDLATVKAKGVTPLAVPALATGGFQLWGALSNVMADPKVFSSWVYGEPGATLLNDPGFEKAAATVKKWADSGYMAKGVSAVADPDAITELTSGQRGYFLSGNWNAKELSEKLGDDLGFFPLPGETADQPALATGSGFPYSISAKSKNKDVAAAFLNYIISEKAAQGVYDGGFIPIQPIDGDPDKVKGEFVGAYKAVVDGGGITPFANWATSSIIDPLTAGIQGVISGNKTPKAFIQSLQADWESKR; from the coding sequence GTGAGCACCGAGCTCACGGGCAAGCCGGTCAAGCTCAAGCTGTCCTATGCCAGCGTGCAGCCGATCACCCCGCTCGCCGAGGGGTTCACGAAGCTCCACCCGAACGTCACCTTCGACCTGATCGAGACACCCTTCGCCGACTACCAGACCAGCCTCAAGCTGGCGATGTCGTCTAACGACTCACCCGACATCGTGCAGTACAGCCCTGCGCCGATGCGCGCCATCGTCCCGGCCGGACTCGTCCTCCCACTCGACGACTACGCCAAGGCGTACGGCTGGCGCGATCAGGTGTCGCCGTCGCTGCTGGGGATCCTCACGTCCAACAAGGACGCGACCCAGTACGGCACGGGCAACCTGTACGCGTTGCCCGGTGCGGTGCAGATGGTCGGCGTCTTCTACAACAAGGCCGTCACCGAAGCTGCGGGGATCACCGATGAGCCGAAGAGCCTTGCCGAGTTCGAGGACGACCTGGCGACGGTCAAGGCCAAAGGTGTGACTCCGCTCGCGGTGCCCGCCCTGGCCACGGGTGGTTTCCAGCTGTGGGGCGCGCTCTCCAACGTCATGGCCGACCCCAAGGTGTTCAGCTCCTGGGTCTACGGCGAGCCCGGCGCGACGCTCCTGAACGACCCCGGCTTCGAGAAGGCCGCAGCCACCGTCAAGAAGTGGGCCGACTCCGGCTACATGGCCAAAGGGGTCAGCGCTGTCGCGGACCCGGACGCCATCACCGAGCTCACGAGCGGGCAGCGCGGCTACTTCCTCTCCGGCAACTGGAACGCGAAGGAGCTCTCCGAGAAGTTGGGCGACGACCTGGGCTTCTTCCCGCTCCCGGGTGAGACTGCCGACCAGCCCGCCCTGGCGACCGGTTCCGGCTTCCCGTACTCGATCTCGGCGAAGTCCAAGAACAAGGACGTCGCTGCCGCCTTCCTGAACTACATCATCAGCGAGAAGGCTGCGCAGGGGGTATACGACGGCGGATTCATCCCGATCCAGCCAATCGACGGCGACCCCGACAAGGTGAAGGGCGAATTCGTGGGCGCCTACAAGGCGGTGGTCGACGGCGGCGGTATCACTCCGTTCGCCAACTGGGCCACCAGCTCGATCATCGACCCGCTCACGGCCGGAATCCAGGGCGTGATCAGCGGCAACAAGACGCCCAAGGCCTTCATCCAGTCGCTGCAGGCCGACTGGGAAAGCAAGCGCTAA
- a CDS encoding enolase C-terminal domain-like protein, with amino-acid sequence MKDIDQLSEGAADVADRRRIAPAYAPKAVDHTVPWGNDEDVRITSVEAIITAPEGVNLVVVRVRTSVDGLEGLGCATFHQRADAVKCAVDEYLAPRLVGRSAQEITDIWNSSQVDSYWRGGPVLNSALAGVDMALWDITGKTAGLPVWQLLGGRVRRSVATYVHASGRDVAELMDEVEACAAAGYQVVRCQITVPGTSTYGAAQQSDSHISWDPEQYVRFIPGVFEELTARFDGRVRFLHDIHERVDPADAIRLLRALEPFGLLFAEDPVAPEDLDWMRTIRKQTITPLALGELLTDMRSFNALVTERLVDFIRCHVSALGGITPAWRLAMLAEVHGVRTAWHGPRDVSPIGHMANLAMDLASPAFGIHEHFEFSDQARSVFPGTPVTRNGVLEPSGAPGLGIGFDEREAARHPPVSPMSNWHYSRVRRPDGTIQRP; translated from the coding sequence GTGAAGGACATCGACCAGCTCAGCGAAGGCGCCGCGGACGTCGCCGATCGCCGCCGCATCGCGCCGGCCTACGCGCCGAAGGCGGTGGATCACACCGTCCCCTGGGGGAACGACGAGGATGTCCGCATCACGTCGGTCGAGGCGATCATCACGGCTCCCGAGGGTGTGAACCTCGTGGTCGTCCGCGTGCGGACAAGTGTCGACGGACTCGAGGGGCTGGGTTGCGCAACGTTTCATCAGCGCGCCGATGCCGTGAAGTGCGCCGTCGACGAGTATCTGGCTCCGCGGCTCGTCGGGCGGTCCGCCCAGGAGATCACCGACATCTGGAACAGCAGCCAGGTCGACAGCTACTGGCGGGGCGGGCCGGTGCTGAACAGCGCACTGGCCGGGGTGGACATGGCTCTGTGGGACATCACGGGCAAGACTGCCGGGCTGCCGGTGTGGCAGCTCCTCGGGGGAAGGGTGCGCCGCTCGGTGGCGACGTACGTGCACGCCTCCGGTCGTGATGTCGCGGAGCTCATGGACGAGGTCGAAGCATGTGCCGCGGCCGGATATCAGGTCGTTCGCTGTCAGATCACCGTCCCGGGGACCTCGACCTACGGCGCGGCTCAACAGAGCGACTCGCACATCAGCTGGGATCCGGAGCAGTACGTCCGGTTCATCCCCGGTGTGTTCGAGGAGCTGACCGCGCGCTTCGACGGCCGAGTGCGTTTCCTGCACGACATCCACGAGCGCGTCGATCCCGCGGACGCGATCAGACTCCTCCGTGCGCTCGAGCCGTTCGGACTGTTGTTCGCAGAGGACCCCGTCGCGCCTGAGGACCTCGACTGGATGCGCACGATCCGCAAGCAGACGATCACGCCGCTCGCGTTGGGTGAACTCCTGACGGACATGCGCAGCTTCAACGCGCTCGTGACGGAGCGGCTCGTCGATTTCATCCGATGCCACGTCTCAGCGCTCGGCGGCATCACCCCGGCCTGGCGCCTGGCGATGCTCGCGGAGGTCCACGGCGTGCGCACTGCTTGGCACGGCCCTCGCGATGTCTCTCCGATCGGGCACATGGCGAACCTCGCCATGGACCTGGCATCTCCCGCGTTCGGCATCCACGAGCACTTCGAGTTCTCCGACCAGGCCAGATCCGTCTTCCCGGGAACGCCCGTGACCCGGAACGGCGTACTGGAGCCCTCCGGCGCCCCTGGCCTCGGCATCGGTTTCGATGAACGCGAAGCGGCGAGGCATCCCCCGGTGTCCCCGATGTCCAACTGGCACTACAGCCGGGTGCGTCGACCAGACGGCACAATCCAGCGGCCATAG
- a CDS encoding carbohydrate ABC transporter permease yields the protein MALLNLRADGRTAKPRPSTRSLSPRRHFGAIAFVAPALLIYLAFSIWPAFNTLYYSMLDWDGLNAAEWVGFENYAKVFTEPELFNSILHSLVLVFFFAVLPIGLGLLLAGLLMGSGTRGLSAFRVIYFLPQVIPLVAVGIAWRWLYAENGPLNEFLETIGLGALAAPWLAGTDTALIALGLVGTWGMSGLCMMLFVSGAQKIDSSLYEAAAMDGAGPIRRFVSVTLPGLRGEISIAAVITTIAALSSFDLVYVTTSGGPESATTVPGLLVYRLAFTYERIGHAAALAIVLTVLILIFVSVIRRLTKEKA from the coding sequence ATGGCTCTGCTCAACCTCCGAGCGGATGGGCGTACCGCCAAGCCGCGCCCATCCACCCGATCCCTGTCGCCGCGTCGCCACTTCGGCGCGATCGCGTTCGTCGCACCAGCGCTGCTGATCTATCTGGCCTTCAGCATCTGGCCCGCGTTCAACACGCTGTACTACTCGATGCTCGACTGGGACGGCCTGAACGCCGCCGAATGGGTCGGGTTCGAGAACTACGCGAAGGTGTTCACCGAGCCAGAGCTGTTCAACTCGATCCTGCACAGTCTCGTTCTCGTGTTCTTCTTCGCGGTGCTGCCCATCGGGCTCGGCCTCCTGCTGGCAGGCCTGCTGATGGGATCGGGCACGCGCGGCCTGTCCGCGTTCCGCGTGATCTACTTCCTCCCGCAGGTGATCCCGCTCGTCGCGGTCGGCATCGCCTGGCGCTGGCTCTACGCGGAGAACGGCCCCCTGAACGAGTTCCTGGAGACGATCGGCCTGGGTGCTCTCGCAGCGCCCTGGTTGGCAGGAACGGACACCGCTCTGATCGCGCTCGGGCTCGTGGGCACCTGGGGCATGTCCGGTCTGTGCATGATGCTGTTCGTCAGCGGTGCGCAGAAGATTGACTCGTCGCTGTACGAGGCTGCGGCGATGGACGGCGCCGGCCCGATCCGCCGATTCGTCAGTGTCACCTTGCCGGGTCTCCGCGGCGAGATCTCGATCGCTGCGGTCATCACGACGATCGCCGCGCTGTCCAGCTTCGACCTCGTCTACGTGACCACGAGTGGTGGCCCGGAGAGCGCGACGACCGTTCCCGGCCTGCTCGTCTACCGGCTCGCCTTCACCTACGAGCGGATCGGCCACGCGGCAGCACTCGCGATCGTCCTCACGGTGCTGATCTTGATCTTCGTCTCCGTGATCCGCCGGCTCACCAAGGAGAAGGCATGA
- a CDS encoding NAD-dependent epimerase/dehydratase family protein, whose product MRKLLITGGAGAIGSGYAEWARDRYQVTLLDLPGQFDDRHAHLGRLVEADLRQLDEIREAFDGVDTVLHLGGERHPWATWSSLLPANIVGTYNVIAAAVAAACRRVVYASSVHAVSGYPPGSGVTEDDPVHPGDLYGVTKAFGEALGSFVASTEQLSFVALRIGAFQDPRVIDAPETGWMLQDYTAPTDLYRLIDTVIDAEPLRFEIYNAVSGNTFTRLPMNKAREDFGYVPDYDSFQLSTPFREAIRAVGGVADRAMESGMREEIESSTRRKEIA is encoded by the coding sequence ATGCGAAAGCTCCTGATCACGGGCGGCGCCGGCGCCATCGGCTCGGGCTACGCGGAGTGGGCGCGCGATCGCTATCAGGTCACGCTCCTCGACCTGCCGGGACAGTTCGACGACCGGCACGCGCACCTCGGGCGACTGGTCGAAGCCGACCTCAGGCAACTGGATGAGATCCGTGAAGCGTTCGACGGCGTCGACACCGTCCTCCATCTCGGCGGTGAACGCCACCCCTGGGCGACGTGGTCGAGCCTGCTGCCGGCGAACATCGTGGGGACGTACAACGTGATCGCCGCGGCCGTGGCAGCGGCCTGCCGGAGAGTCGTCTACGCATCCTCCGTCCACGCCGTCTCCGGCTACCCGCCGGGCTCGGGTGTCACCGAGGACGACCCAGTCCACCCGGGGGATCTGTACGGCGTCACGAAGGCCTTCGGTGAGGCGCTCGGCAGCTTCGTCGCCAGCACCGAGCAGCTGTCGTTCGTTGCGCTCCGCATTGGCGCGTTCCAGGATCCGCGGGTCATCGACGCTCCCGAAACCGGCTGGATGCTGCAGGACTACACCGCACCGACCGACCTGTACCGTCTGATCGACACCGTGATCGACGCCGAACCCCTGCGCTTCGAGATCTACAACGCGGTGAGCGGGAACACCTTCACGCGTCTGCCGATGAACAAAGCCCGCGAAGACTTCGGCTACGTACCCGACTACGATTCGTTCCAGCTGTCGACCCCGTTCCGTGAGGCCATCCGCGCGGTGGGCGGGGTCGCCGACCGCGCGATGGAGTCGGGAATGCGCGAGGAGATCGAATCCTCGACCCGCCGAAAGGAGATCGCGTGA
- a CDS encoding IclR family transcriptional regulator, which produces MTEEARHRALARGLRILEAVADGRGGLTVTELAELTGTDKSSVSRLVATLVDLGFLARLGNRRVVLTGRVLSLAKGFQKQYNLSEIARPYLKELCDVVGETVILTIRQGDYTVSIEQIDPEQPFRMVPHIGNLAPLHATAAGRAILFALPVVEQHRILDNLRDAPVEHPEVRLDRESWARELELARSRGYVWIPRTDDVERVAALAQDRNGLPLAAVSVYGPKYRMQSRVTELGREARATAAKMSRAAYGIRAREHGQ; this is translated from the coding sequence GTGACGGAGGAGGCTCGCCACCGCGCACTGGCGCGCGGGTTGCGGATCCTGGAAGCCGTCGCAGACGGCCGCGGAGGTTTGACCGTGACCGAACTGGCCGAGCTCACCGGAACGGACAAGAGTTCCGTCTCCCGGCTCGTCGCCACGCTGGTCGACCTGGGATTCCTCGCCCGCCTCGGCAACAGGCGCGTCGTCCTGACCGGCCGGGTCCTGAGTCTCGCGAAAGGATTCCAGAAGCAGTACAACCTGAGCGAGATCGCCCGGCCCTACCTCAAAGAACTCTGCGATGTGGTCGGCGAGACCGTGATCCTCACAATCCGGCAAGGCGACTACACCGTCAGCATAGAGCAGATCGATCCGGAGCAACCGTTCCGGATGGTCCCGCACATCGGGAACCTCGCCCCGTTGCACGCAACCGCCGCGGGCCGCGCCATCCTCTTCGCCCTTCCAGTCGTCGAGCAGCACCGCATCCTCGACAACCTCCGCGACGCACCGGTCGAGCATCCCGAAGTCCGGCTCGACCGCGAGAGCTGGGCACGCGAGTTGGAGCTCGCCCGATCACGGGGGTACGTCTGGATCCCGCGAACCGACGACGTCGAACGCGTCGCAGCGCTCGCCCAGGACCGGAACGGCCTCCCGCTCGCGGCCGTGTCCGTCTACGGCCCGAAATACCGCATGCAGAGCCGCGTCACCGAGCTCGGACGCGAAGCGCGCGCGACCGCGGCGAAGATGTCACGCGCGGCATACGGGATCCGCGCACGCGAGCACGGCCAGTGA